A region from the Triticum aestivum cultivar Chinese Spring chromosome 3D, IWGSC CS RefSeq v2.1, whole genome shotgun sequence genome encodes:
- the LOC123077406 gene encoding proline-rich receptor-like protein kinase PERK9 isoform X3 translates to MWRLACVVVLLLASLLGSTGTDLAPAPAVGNSPVDQGHASSPPGPSSALGPVTLPAAPPTPSASPPLQKGAVSPAVPPEPQVAPAPVAPHKGSNAPPPVVSAPPPVVSAPPPVVFLSPPVEPAPPPAVIEGVPPAAAPPPQAAAGNPAPILPGSPALLPSVQAPAPSVAVKPNLLLPPPASLPSVQAPTPSVAVKPNVPLAPPPSIPSVQAPAPSVAVKPNVPLVPPPSLSSVQAPAPSVAVKPNVPLAPPPSVNNQPGNDIPPYPPPEGIFPAVPPSTSVVPPEHVKPPISPPIIAHAPQQQAQAPNAEHKNGNTAPPANTSPPASGKNHDIQRAPPPKEPSTAPVHKSPIRGFAPAASPLPHNTNMPTLPRNASTVPHAEPPSLGVAPKPAPTSRSHPPTPTKGERRSFSPSYPPPHAQGPEVSRAQPPQQVGAKRQNHHAPPPMIQGHPNLHVHPPSPPPVSPKGPSNGSKRHGVSPTLPPVPPETEPKAPSTHPIWALPPPPPNLDCKSLVCPEPLTDPPAGAPCACVLPIKVGIRLSVDLYSFFPLVSDFADEVGSGVNMARRQVRVMGANVAGDQPDKTVVLVHLVPMHVNFDKATALLTFQSLWSKKISLKPSVFGDYEILYVVYPGLPPSPPSAPAGAFGNSRNARAMKPLGVDVGKPPKKVNGSVIAIAVLSTVIALIICTVAAWLLILRFRDSDDMAQGYPHSAIPKISRSSGTCNTLLAGRRSTQSGPSSSLGSSMAAYTGQAKTFKFAEIEKATNGFDDSSIVGEGGFGCVYQGTLEDGTTVAVKVLKRFDGQGEREFLAEVEMLGRLHHRNLVKLLGICVEENARCLVYELIPNGSVESHLHGADREIAPLDWNARMKIALGAGRALAYLHEDSSPCVIHRDFKSSNILLEHDFTPKVSDFGLARTARGEGNQHISTRVMGTFGYVAPEYAMTGHLLVKSDVYSYGVVLLELLTGRKPVDMSQPAGQESLVAWARPYLTNVVGLRQAVDPLLGPNVPLDNVAKAAAIASMCVQPEVAHRPSMSEVVQALKLVCSEGDEGLGSGSFSQELAARTTAAHDVTGMEAERVLLSEMFGSTPVFTPAADSGSFRMQSSSGPLMTGKNKKFWQRMRNLSRGSMSEHGASPDFETHSQCSNR, encoded by the exons CTGCGGTTGGTAATTCGCCTGTCGATCAAGGACATGCTTCTAGTCCTCCTGGACCTTCCTCCGCCCTCGGTCCAGTAACTCTTCCAGCAG CACCCCCTACCCCATCAGCAAGCCCTCCCCTCCAGAAGGGGGCTGTGAGCCCTGCAGTTCCGCCGGAGCCGCAGGTCGCACCGGCTCCGGTAGCCCCCCATAAAG GTTCTAATGCGCCGCCTCCGGTCGTGTCTGCGCCGCCTCCAGTCGTGTCTGCACCTCCTCCGGTTGTGTTTTTGTCTCCTCCAGTTGAGCCTGCTCCTCCTCCTGCTGTCATTGAGGGGGTGCCCCCGGCAGCAGCTCCTCCGCCGCAAGCTGCAGCTGGAAACCCCGCACCAATACTTCCTGGGTCACCTGCATTGCTACCTTCAGTTCAGGCTCCTGCGCCATCTGTGGCTGTGAAGCCTAATCTGCTACTACCACCTCCTGCTTCACTACCTTCAGTTCAGGCTCCGACTCCATCTGTGGCTGTGAAGCCTAATGTGCCACTAGCACCTCCTCCTTCAATACCTTCAGTTCAGGCTCCTGCTCCATCTGTGGCTGTGAAGCCTAATGTGCCACTAGTGCCTCCTCCTTCACTATCTTCAGTTCAAGCTCCTGCTCCATCTGTGGCTGTGAAGCCTAATGTGCCACTAGCGCCTCCGCCTTCTGTGAACAATCAACCAG GTAACGATATCCCTCCATATCCACCACCTGAAGGCATTTTCCCGGCAGTTCCTCCTTCCACTTCAG TAGTTCCTCCAGAACATGTGAAACCTCCAATTTCACCACCTATTATCGCACACGCACCTCAACAACAAGCACAAGCTCCAAATGCCGAGCATAAAAATG GAAACACGGCACCCCCAGCAAATACTTCCCCTCCTGCAAGTGGTAAGAACCATGACATTCAACGTGCACCTCCACCAAAGGAACCTAGTACTGCACCGGTTCACAAATCACCAATTAGAG GGTTTGCGCCTGCAGCTAGTCCTCTGCCCCACAACACAAATATGCCTACACTCCCGAGGAATGCATCAACGGTTCCACATGCTGAACCCCCATCGTTAGGGGTAGCTCCTAAGCCAGCACCCACTAGCAGATCTCATCCTCCGACACCAACGAAAGGAGAACGTCGATCATTTTCCCCATCTTACCCACCACCCCATGCTCAAG GTCCCGAGGTCTCGCGAGCTCAACCTCCACAGCAGGTTGGGGCTAAAAGGCAAAATCATCATGCACCTCCACCGATGATTCAAG GCCATCCAAACCTCCATGTGCATCCTCCATCTCCTCCACCAGTGTCACCAAAGGGCCCCTCTAATGGCAGCAAAA GACACGGTGTTTCTCCTACTCTTCCACCAGTTCCTCCTGAAACAGAACCCAAAGCACCATCAACTCATCCTATTTGGGCGTTGCCCCCACCACCACCTAATTTAG ATTGCAAATCGTTAGTGTGCCCAGAGCCTCTAACGGATCCACCTGCGGGAGCTCCATGTGCTTGTGTTCTACCAATTAAAGTTGGAATCCGTTTAAGTGTGGACCTTTATTCATTCTTTCCGTTAGTTTCGGATTTTGCTGACGAAGTGGGATCTGGGGTAAACATGGCACGGCGGCAGGTTCGTGTTATGGGTGCAAATGTGGCTGGCGATCAACCTGACAAGACAGTAGTTCTTGTGCATCTGGTACCAATGCATGTGAATTTTGATAAAGCTACTGCCTTGTTGACATTTCAAAGCTTGTGGAGCAAAAAGATTTCTCTCAAACCGTCAGTTTTCGGGGACTATGAGATTCTCTATGTTGTCTATCCAG GGCTTCCTCCTTCTCCACCTTCAGCACCAGCTGGTGCATTCGGCAACAGCAGAAATGCAAGGGCAATGAAGCCCCTGGGGGTTGATGTAGGAAAACCCCCCAAAAAAGTGAATGGGAGCGTAATTGCTATTGCTGTTCTATCCACTGTTATAGCATTGATTATTTGCACTGTGGCTGCATGGTTGCTGATACTCAGATTCAGGGATTCAGATGACATGGCTCAAGGATATCCACATAGTGCAATTCCAAAAATTTCCAGGTCTTCCG GGACGTGTAACACACTTTTAGCTGGTCGCCGTAGTACACAATCAGGTCCATCAAGTTCACTGGGATCAAGTATGGCAGCATACACAGGGCAGGCAAAGACATTCAAATTTGCTGAGATAGAAAAGGCTACAAATGGCTTTGATGATTCGTCGATAGTTGGGGAAGGTGGCTTCGGATGTGTGTACCAAGGGACACTTGAAGATGGAACCACAGTTGCGGTAAAGGTTCTGAAAAGATTTGATGGCCAAGGTGAACGAGAGTTCTTGGCAGAGGTTGAGATGCTGGGACGCTTGCATCACCGAAATTTGGTCAAGTTGTTGGGCATATGCGTAGAGGAGAACGCTCGGTGTCTGGTATATGAACTTATTCCAAATGGCAGTGTTGAGTCCCATTTGCATG GAGCCGATCGCGAGATAGCTCCACTTGATTGGAATGCACGTATGAAGATAGCCCTGGGGGCAGGGCGGGCACTAGCATATCTACATGAAGACTCAAGCCCTTGTGTGATTCATCGTGATTTCAAGTCAAGCAACATACTGCTAGAGCATGATTTCACACCAAAAGTATCTGACTTCGGACTGGCCAGGACTGCGAGGGGGGAGGGGAACCAGCACATCTCCACTCGTGTCATGGGAACATTCGG CTATGTTGCACCGGAGTACGCCATGACGGGCCATCTTCTTGTCAAGAGTGATGTATACAGCTATGGCGTCGTATTACTTGAGCTTCTCACAGGTAGGAAGCCTGTGGACATGTCTCAGCCTGCAGGCCAAGAAAGCCTAGTCGCATGGGCTCGCCCATATCTGACAAATGTGGTGGGCTTGCGTCAAGCTGTTGATCCACTTCTTGGCCCTAATGTGCCACTGGACAACGTGGCAAAAGCAGCTGCCATCGCATCCATGTGTGTACAGCCTGAGGTTGCACACCGACCGAGCATGAGCGAAGTTGTGCAGGCCTTGAAACTTGTCTGCAGCGAGGGTGATGAGGGCCTTGGTTCGGGAAGTTTCAGCCAGGAATTGGCGGCTCGTACGACAGCGGCTCACGATGTAACTGGCATGGAAGCGGAGAGGGTGCTATTATCTGAGATGTTTGGCTCAACACCTGTCTTCACTCCAGCTGCTGATTCAGGTTCTTTCCGCATGCAGTCCAGCTCTGGCCCTCTGATGACAGGCAAGAACAAGAAGTTCTGGCAGAGAATGCGAAACTTGTCGAGAGGTAGTATGAGTGAGCATGGTGCTTCACCAGATTTTGAGACACACTCACAGTGTAGCAATAGGTGA
- the LOC123077406 gene encoding proline-rich receptor-like protein kinase PERK9 isoform X4 — protein MWRLACVVVLLLASLLGSTGTDLAPAPAVGNSPVDQGHASSPPGPSSALGPVTLPAAPPTPSASPPLQKGAVSPAVPPEPQVAPAPVAPHKGSNAPPPVVSAPPPVVSAPPPVVFLSPPVEPAPPPAVIEGVPPAAAPPPQAAAGNPAPILPGSPALLPSVQAPAPSVAVKPNLLLPPPASLPSVQAPTPSVAVKPNVPLAPPPSIPSVQAPAPSVAVKPNVPLVPPPSLSSVQAPAPSVAVKPNVPLAPPPSVNNQPGNDIPPYPPPEGIFPAVPPSTSVPPEHVKPPISPPIIAHAPQQQAQAPNAEHKNGNTAPPANTSPPASGKNHDIQRAPPPKEPSTAPVHKSPIRGFAPAASPLPHNTNMPTLPRNASTVPHAEPPSLGVAPKPAPTSRSHPPTPTKGERRSFSPSYPPPHAQGPEVSRAQPPQQVGAKRQNHHAPPPMIQGHPNLHVHPPSPPPVSPKGPSNGSKRHGVSPTLPPVPPETEPKAPSTHPIWALPPPPPNLDCKSLVCPEPLTDPPAGAPCACVLPIKVGIRLSVDLYSFFPLVSDFADEVGSGVNMARRQVRVMGANVAGDQPDKTVVLVHLVPMHVNFDKATALLTFQSLWSKKISLKPSVFGDYEILYVVYPGLPPSPPSAPAGAFGNSRNARAMKPLGVDVGKPPKKVNGSVIAIAVLSTVIALIICTVAAWLLILRFRDSDDMAQGYPHSAIPKISRSSGTCNTLLAGRRSTQSGPSSSLGSSMAAYTGQAKTFKFAEIEKATNGFDDSSIVGEGGFGCVYQGTLEDGTTVAVKVLKRFDGQGEREFLAEVEMLGRLHHRNLVKLLGICVEENARCLVYELIPNGSVESHLHGADREIAPLDWNARMKIALGAGRALAYLHEDSSPCVIHRDFKSSNILLEHDFTPKVSDFGLARTARGEGNQHISTRVMGTFGYVAPEYAMTGHLLVKSDVYSYGVVLLELLTGRKPVDMSQPAGQESLVAWARPYLTNVVGLRQAVDPLLGPNVPLDNVAKAAAIASMCVQPEVAHRPSMSEVVQALKLVCSEGDEGLGSGSFSQELAARTTAAHDVTGMEAERVLLSEMFGSTPVFTPAADSGSFRMQSSSGPLMTGKNKKFWQRMRNLSRGSMSEHGASPDFETHSQCSNR, from the exons CTGCGGTTGGTAATTCGCCTGTCGATCAAGGACATGCTTCTAGTCCTCCTGGACCTTCCTCCGCCCTCGGTCCAGTAACTCTTCCAGCAG CACCCCCTACCCCATCAGCAAGCCCTCCCCTCCAGAAGGGGGCTGTGAGCCCTGCAGTTCCGCCGGAGCCGCAGGTCGCACCGGCTCCGGTAGCCCCCCATAAAG GTTCTAATGCGCCGCCTCCGGTCGTGTCTGCGCCGCCTCCAGTCGTGTCTGCACCTCCTCCGGTTGTGTTTTTGTCTCCTCCAGTTGAGCCTGCTCCTCCTCCTGCTGTCATTGAGGGGGTGCCCCCGGCAGCAGCTCCTCCGCCGCAAGCTGCAGCTGGAAACCCCGCACCAATACTTCCTGGGTCACCTGCATTGCTACCTTCAGTTCAGGCTCCTGCGCCATCTGTGGCTGTGAAGCCTAATCTGCTACTACCACCTCCTGCTTCACTACCTTCAGTTCAGGCTCCGACTCCATCTGTGGCTGTGAAGCCTAATGTGCCACTAGCACCTCCTCCTTCAATACCTTCAGTTCAGGCTCCTGCTCCATCTGTGGCTGTGAAGCCTAATGTGCCACTAGTGCCTCCTCCTTCACTATCTTCAGTTCAAGCTCCTGCTCCATCTGTGGCTGTGAAGCCTAATGTGCCACTAGCGCCTCCGCCTTCTGTGAACAATCAACCAG GTAACGATATCCCTCCATATCCACCACCTGAAGGCATTTTCCCGGCAGTTCCTCCTTCCACTTCAG TTCCTCCAGAACATGTGAAACCTCCAATTTCACCACCTATTATCGCACACGCACCTCAACAACAAGCACAAGCTCCAAATGCCGAGCATAAAAATG GAAACACGGCACCCCCAGCAAATACTTCCCCTCCTGCAAGTGGTAAGAACCATGACATTCAACGTGCACCTCCACCAAAGGAACCTAGTACTGCACCGGTTCACAAATCACCAATTAGAG GGTTTGCGCCTGCAGCTAGTCCTCTGCCCCACAACACAAATATGCCTACACTCCCGAGGAATGCATCAACGGTTCCACATGCTGAACCCCCATCGTTAGGGGTAGCTCCTAAGCCAGCACCCACTAGCAGATCTCATCCTCCGACACCAACGAAAGGAGAACGTCGATCATTTTCCCCATCTTACCCACCACCCCATGCTCAAG GTCCCGAGGTCTCGCGAGCTCAACCTCCACAGCAGGTTGGGGCTAAAAGGCAAAATCATCATGCACCTCCACCGATGATTCAAG GCCATCCAAACCTCCATGTGCATCCTCCATCTCCTCCACCAGTGTCACCAAAGGGCCCCTCTAATGGCAGCAAAA GACACGGTGTTTCTCCTACTCTTCCACCAGTTCCTCCTGAAACAGAACCCAAAGCACCATCAACTCATCCTATTTGGGCGTTGCCCCCACCACCACCTAATTTAG ATTGCAAATCGTTAGTGTGCCCAGAGCCTCTAACGGATCCACCTGCGGGAGCTCCATGTGCTTGTGTTCTACCAATTAAAGTTGGAATCCGTTTAAGTGTGGACCTTTATTCATTCTTTCCGTTAGTTTCGGATTTTGCTGACGAAGTGGGATCTGGGGTAAACATGGCACGGCGGCAGGTTCGTGTTATGGGTGCAAATGTGGCTGGCGATCAACCTGACAAGACAGTAGTTCTTGTGCATCTGGTACCAATGCATGTGAATTTTGATAAAGCTACTGCCTTGTTGACATTTCAAAGCTTGTGGAGCAAAAAGATTTCTCTCAAACCGTCAGTTTTCGGGGACTATGAGATTCTCTATGTTGTCTATCCAG GGCTTCCTCCTTCTCCACCTTCAGCACCAGCTGGTGCATTCGGCAACAGCAGAAATGCAAGGGCAATGAAGCCCCTGGGGGTTGATGTAGGAAAACCCCCCAAAAAAGTGAATGGGAGCGTAATTGCTATTGCTGTTCTATCCACTGTTATAGCATTGATTATTTGCACTGTGGCTGCATGGTTGCTGATACTCAGATTCAGGGATTCAGATGACATGGCTCAAGGATATCCACATAGTGCAATTCCAAAAATTTCCAGGTCTTCCG GGACGTGTAACACACTTTTAGCTGGTCGCCGTAGTACACAATCAGGTCCATCAAGTTCACTGGGATCAAGTATGGCAGCATACACAGGGCAGGCAAAGACATTCAAATTTGCTGAGATAGAAAAGGCTACAAATGGCTTTGATGATTCGTCGATAGTTGGGGAAGGTGGCTTCGGATGTGTGTACCAAGGGACACTTGAAGATGGAACCACAGTTGCGGTAAAGGTTCTGAAAAGATTTGATGGCCAAGGTGAACGAGAGTTCTTGGCAGAGGTTGAGATGCTGGGACGCTTGCATCACCGAAATTTGGTCAAGTTGTTGGGCATATGCGTAGAGGAGAACGCTCGGTGTCTGGTATATGAACTTATTCCAAATGGCAGTGTTGAGTCCCATTTGCATG GAGCCGATCGCGAGATAGCTCCACTTGATTGGAATGCACGTATGAAGATAGCCCTGGGGGCAGGGCGGGCACTAGCATATCTACATGAAGACTCAAGCCCTTGTGTGATTCATCGTGATTTCAAGTCAAGCAACATACTGCTAGAGCATGATTTCACACCAAAAGTATCTGACTTCGGACTGGCCAGGACTGCGAGGGGGGAGGGGAACCAGCACATCTCCACTCGTGTCATGGGAACATTCGG CTATGTTGCACCGGAGTACGCCATGACGGGCCATCTTCTTGTCAAGAGTGATGTATACAGCTATGGCGTCGTATTACTTGAGCTTCTCACAGGTAGGAAGCCTGTGGACATGTCTCAGCCTGCAGGCCAAGAAAGCCTAGTCGCATGGGCTCGCCCATATCTGACAAATGTGGTGGGCTTGCGTCAAGCTGTTGATCCACTTCTTGGCCCTAATGTGCCACTGGACAACGTGGCAAAAGCAGCTGCCATCGCATCCATGTGTGTACAGCCTGAGGTTGCACACCGACCGAGCATGAGCGAAGTTGTGCAGGCCTTGAAACTTGTCTGCAGCGAGGGTGATGAGGGCCTTGGTTCGGGAAGTTTCAGCCAGGAATTGGCGGCTCGTACGACAGCGGCTCACGATGTAACTGGCATGGAAGCGGAGAGGGTGCTATTATCTGAGATGTTTGGCTCAACACCTGTCTTCACTCCAGCTGCTGATTCAGGTTCTTTCCGCATGCAGTCCAGCTCTGGCCCTCTGATGACAGGCAAGAACAAGAAGTTCTGGCAGAGAATGCGAAACTTGTCGAGAGGTAGTATGAGTGAGCATGGTGCTTCACCAGATTTTGAGACACACTCACAGTGTAGCAATAGGTGA
- the LOC123077406 gene encoding proline-rich receptor-like protein kinase PERK9 isoform X1, translated as MWRLACVVVLLLASLLGSTGTDLAPAPAVGNSPVDQGHASSPPGPSSALGPVTLPAAPPTPSASPPLQKGAVSPAVPPEPQVAPAPVAPHKGSNAPPPVVSAPPPVVSAPPPVVFLSPPVEPAPPPAVIEGVPPAAAPPPQAAAGNPAPILPGSPALLPSVQAPAPSVAVKPNLLLPPPASLPSVQAPTPSVAVKPNVPLAPPPSIPSVQAPAPSVAVKPNVPLVPPPSLSSVQAPAPSVAVKPNVPLAPPPSVNNQPGRPIGSGNDIPPYPPPEGIFPAVPPSTSVVPPEHVKPPISPPIIAHAPQQQAQAPNAEHKNGNTAPPANTSPPASGKNHDIQRAPPPKEPSTAPVHKSPIRGFAPAASPLPHNTNMPTLPRNASTVPHAEPPSLGVAPKPAPTSRSHPPTPTKGERRSFSPSYPPPHAQGPEVSRAQPPQQVGAKRQNHHAPPPMIQGHPNLHVHPPSPPPVSPKGPSNGSKRHGVSPTLPPVPPETEPKAPSTHPIWALPPPPPNLDCKSLVCPEPLTDPPAGAPCACVLPIKVGIRLSVDLYSFFPLVSDFADEVGSGVNMARRQVRVMGANVAGDQPDKTVVLVHLVPMHVNFDKATALLTFQSLWSKKISLKPSVFGDYEILYVVYPGLPPSPPSAPAGAFGNSRNARAMKPLGVDVGKPPKKVNGSVIAIAVLSTVIALIICTVAAWLLILRFRDSDDMAQGYPHSAIPKISRSSGTCNTLLAGRRSTQSGPSSSLGSSMAAYTGQAKTFKFAEIEKATNGFDDSSIVGEGGFGCVYQGTLEDGTTVAVKVLKRFDGQGEREFLAEVEMLGRLHHRNLVKLLGICVEENARCLVYELIPNGSVESHLHGADREIAPLDWNARMKIALGAGRALAYLHEDSSPCVIHRDFKSSNILLEHDFTPKVSDFGLARTARGEGNQHISTRVMGTFGYVAPEYAMTGHLLVKSDVYSYGVVLLELLTGRKPVDMSQPAGQESLVAWARPYLTNVVGLRQAVDPLLGPNVPLDNVAKAAAIASMCVQPEVAHRPSMSEVVQALKLVCSEGDEGLGSGSFSQELAARTTAAHDVTGMEAERVLLSEMFGSTPVFTPAADSGSFRMQSSSGPLMTGKNKKFWQRMRNLSRGSMSEHGASPDFETHSQCSNR; from the exons CTGCGGTTGGTAATTCGCCTGTCGATCAAGGACATGCTTCTAGTCCTCCTGGACCTTCCTCCGCCCTCGGTCCAGTAACTCTTCCAGCAG CACCCCCTACCCCATCAGCAAGCCCTCCCCTCCAGAAGGGGGCTGTGAGCCCTGCAGTTCCGCCGGAGCCGCAGGTCGCACCGGCTCCGGTAGCCCCCCATAAAG GTTCTAATGCGCCGCCTCCGGTCGTGTCTGCGCCGCCTCCAGTCGTGTCTGCACCTCCTCCGGTTGTGTTTTTGTCTCCTCCAGTTGAGCCTGCTCCTCCTCCTGCTGTCATTGAGGGGGTGCCCCCGGCAGCAGCTCCTCCGCCGCAAGCTGCAGCTGGAAACCCCGCACCAATACTTCCTGGGTCACCTGCATTGCTACCTTCAGTTCAGGCTCCTGCGCCATCTGTGGCTGTGAAGCCTAATCTGCTACTACCACCTCCTGCTTCACTACCTTCAGTTCAGGCTCCGACTCCATCTGTGGCTGTGAAGCCTAATGTGCCACTAGCACCTCCTCCTTCAATACCTTCAGTTCAGGCTCCTGCTCCATCTGTGGCTGTGAAGCCTAATGTGCCACTAGTGCCTCCTCCTTCACTATCTTCAGTTCAAGCTCCTGCTCCATCTGTGGCTGTGAAGCCTAATGTGCCACTAGCGCCTCCGCCTTCTGTGAACAATCAACCAGGTAGACCAATTGGATCAG GTAACGATATCCCTCCATATCCACCACCTGAAGGCATTTTCCCGGCAGTTCCTCCTTCCACTTCAG TAGTTCCTCCAGAACATGTGAAACCTCCAATTTCACCACCTATTATCGCACACGCACCTCAACAACAAGCACAAGCTCCAAATGCCGAGCATAAAAATG GAAACACGGCACCCCCAGCAAATACTTCCCCTCCTGCAAGTGGTAAGAACCATGACATTCAACGTGCACCTCCACCAAAGGAACCTAGTACTGCACCGGTTCACAAATCACCAATTAGAG GGTTTGCGCCTGCAGCTAGTCCTCTGCCCCACAACACAAATATGCCTACACTCCCGAGGAATGCATCAACGGTTCCACATGCTGAACCCCCATCGTTAGGGGTAGCTCCTAAGCCAGCACCCACTAGCAGATCTCATCCTCCGACACCAACGAAAGGAGAACGTCGATCATTTTCCCCATCTTACCCACCACCCCATGCTCAAG GTCCCGAGGTCTCGCGAGCTCAACCTCCACAGCAGGTTGGGGCTAAAAGGCAAAATCATCATGCACCTCCACCGATGATTCAAG GCCATCCAAACCTCCATGTGCATCCTCCATCTCCTCCACCAGTGTCACCAAAGGGCCCCTCTAATGGCAGCAAAA GACACGGTGTTTCTCCTACTCTTCCACCAGTTCCTCCTGAAACAGAACCCAAAGCACCATCAACTCATCCTATTTGGGCGTTGCCCCCACCACCACCTAATTTAG ATTGCAAATCGTTAGTGTGCCCAGAGCCTCTAACGGATCCACCTGCGGGAGCTCCATGTGCTTGTGTTCTACCAATTAAAGTTGGAATCCGTTTAAGTGTGGACCTTTATTCATTCTTTCCGTTAGTTTCGGATTTTGCTGACGAAGTGGGATCTGGGGTAAACATGGCACGGCGGCAGGTTCGTGTTATGGGTGCAAATGTGGCTGGCGATCAACCTGACAAGACAGTAGTTCTTGTGCATCTGGTACCAATGCATGTGAATTTTGATAAAGCTACTGCCTTGTTGACATTTCAAAGCTTGTGGAGCAAAAAGATTTCTCTCAAACCGTCAGTTTTCGGGGACTATGAGATTCTCTATGTTGTCTATCCAG GGCTTCCTCCTTCTCCACCTTCAGCACCAGCTGGTGCATTCGGCAACAGCAGAAATGCAAGGGCAATGAAGCCCCTGGGGGTTGATGTAGGAAAACCCCCCAAAAAAGTGAATGGGAGCGTAATTGCTATTGCTGTTCTATCCACTGTTATAGCATTGATTATTTGCACTGTGGCTGCATGGTTGCTGATACTCAGATTCAGGGATTCAGATGACATGGCTCAAGGATATCCACATAGTGCAATTCCAAAAATTTCCAGGTCTTCCG GGACGTGTAACACACTTTTAGCTGGTCGCCGTAGTACACAATCAGGTCCATCAAGTTCACTGGGATCAAGTATGGCAGCATACACAGGGCAGGCAAAGACATTCAAATTTGCTGAGATAGAAAAGGCTACAAATGGCTTTGATGATTCGTCGATAGTTGGGGAAGGTGGCTTCGGATGTGTGTACCAAGGGACACTTGAAGATGGAACCACAGTTGCGGTAAAGGTTCTGAAAAGATTTGATGGCCAAGGTGAACGAGAGTTCTTGGCAGAGGTTGAGATGCTGGGACGCTTGCATCACCGAAATTTGGTCAAGTTGTTGGGCATATGCGTAGAGGAGAACGCTCGGTGTCTGGTATATGAACTTATTCCAAATGGCAGTGTTGAGTCCCATTTGCATG GAGCCGATCGCGAGATAGCTCCACTTGATTGGAATGCACGTATGAAGATAGCCCTGGGGGCAGGGCGGGCACTAGCATATCTACATGAAGACTCAAGCCCTTGTGTGATTCATCGTGATTTCAAGTCAAGCAACATACTGCTAGAGCATGATTTCACACCAAAAGTATCTGACTTCGGACTGGCCAGGACTGCGAGGGGGGAGGGGAACCAGCACATCTCCACTCGTGTCATGGGAACATTCGG CTATGTTGCACCGGAGTACGCCATGACGGGCCATCTTCTTGTCAAGAGTGATGTATACAGCTATGGCGTCGTATTACTTGAGCTTCTCACAGGTAGGAAGCCTGTGGACATGTCTCAGCCTGCAGGCCAAGAAAGCCTAGTCGCATGGGCTCGCCCATATCTGACAAATGTGGTGGGCTTGCGTCAAGCTGTTGATCCACTTCTTGGCCCTAATGTGCCACTGGACAACGTGGCAAAAGCAGCTGCCATCGCATCCATGTGTGTACAGCCTGAGGTTGCACACCGACCGAGCATGAGCGAAGTTGTGCAGGCCTTGAAACTTGTCTGCAGCGAGGGTGATGAGGGCCTTGGTTCGGGAAGTTTCAGCCAGGAATTGGCGGCTCGTACGACAGCGGCTCACGATGTAACTGGCATGGAAGCGGAGAGGGTGCTATTATCTGAGATGTTTGGCTCAACACCTGTCTTCACTCCAGCTGCTGATTCAGGTTCTTTCCGCATGCAGTCCAGCTCTGGCCCTCTGATGACAGGCAAGAACAAGAAGTTCTGGCAGAGAATGCGAAACTTGTCGAGAGGTAGTATGAGTGAGCATGGTGCTTCACCAGATTTTGAGACACACTCACAGTGTAGCAATAGGTGA